The region CGTCGCCGTGGGTGAGGACGACCGGGCGGGTCGGCGCGTCGGCGAAGGCGGCCTGCGCCGGGTCCAGGTCGAGGGAGCCGGAGACGACCACCAGCGTCGGGTACTCGGCCAGCCCGTTGGCGCGGCGCCAGGCGCGGCGGGTCTCGTTCAGGCGGACCGCCCGGTACCCCTCGTGGCGAAGCGTGCCGGCCGCCACCACGAGCGCGTCGCAGACCATCCGCAGCAGGCCGAACACCCGCTTGTCCGGCGCACCGGAGAGCCCGGCGGAGTAGCCGTCCACGGTGACCGCGCCGTCCAGGCTGGAGACGAAGTTGACCCGCAGTCGGGGCTGGTCGGAGCGACCGTAGAGGGCGGTCAACGCGGTGTCGTCGAGCGGCTGTGCGGTCGGCTCGGGCCAGAGCCGTCGGATCGGAATTCCGACGGTCATTCGCCGGCCGGACCGGTGACCGGAGGGGTCGGTTCGGCGGTACGGTGCTGACAGTCGCACCAGTTCCGGCCCGGGCAGTCGTCGTGTCGCCGGGCCCGGCACGCGCGGCAGATCATGCTCGCAGCCTAAGCCGCGGGAGGACAGGACAGCATGCCGCGTCAGATCTTCCAGCTGAAGATGTCCCTGGCCAGCGTCCGCCCGGTGGTGTGGCGTCGGGTGCTCGTGCCGGCCGGCTACACGCTGGACCGGCTGCACCGGGTGGTGCAGCACGCGATGGGCTGGCGGGACTGCCACCTGCACTCGTTCGAGATCGACGCGGTGCAGTACGGCGAGCCCGACCCGGACGGGGAGTTGGGGCTGCACGAC is a window of Micromonospora sp. WMMD961 DNA encoding:
- a CDS encoding pyrimidine reductase family protein yields the protein MTVGIPIRRLWPEPTAQPLDDTALTALYGRSDQPRLRVNFVSSLDGAVTVDGYSAGLSGAPDKRVFGLLRMVCDALVVAAGTLRHEGYRAVRLNETRRAWRRANGLAEYPTLVVVSGSLDLDPAQAAFADAPTRPVVLTHGDADPPPGLTDVADLLRCGTDRVDLAAGLAALHGRGLTQLLCEGGPHLFGALTAADLVDELCLTVSPLLAGPGPGRITAGDTAPPRHLPLRHVLAADDGVLMLRHARP